In Procambarus clarkii isolate CNS0578487 chromosome 13, FALCON_Pclarkii_2.0, whole genome shotgun sequence, the following are encoded in one genomic region:
- the LOC138364461 gene encoding uncharacterized protein, with the protein MYDRVLLGIVQCSKKLLGNEEELKEKKWSGIETGSIFRRRITNTRDLERGRRRVTNTRDLERGRRRVTNTRDVERGRRRVTNTRDLERGRRRVPNTRDLERGRRRVTNTRDVERGRRRVTNTRDLERGRRRVTNTRDVERGRRRVTNTRDLERGRRRVTNTRDVERGRRRVTNTRDLERGRRRVTSTRDLERGRRRVTNTRDVERGRRRVTNTRDLERGRRRVTNTRDLERGRRRVTNTRDVERGRRRVTNTRDLERGRRRVTNTRDLERGRRRVTNTRDVERGRRRVTNTRDLERGRRRVTNTRDLERGRRRVTNTRDVERGRRRVTNTRDVERGRRRVTNTRDLERGRRRVTSTRDLERGRRRVTNTRDVERGRRRVTNTRDLERGRRRVTNTRDVERGRRRVTNTRDLERGRRRVTNTRDVERGRRRVTNTRDLERGRRRVTNTRDVERGRRRVTNTRDLERGRRRVTSTRDLERGRRRVTNTRDVERGRRRVTNTRDLERGRRRVTNTRDLERGRRRVTNTRDVERGRRRVTNTRDLERGRRRVTNTRDLERGRRRVTNTRDVERGRRRVTNTRDLERGRRRVTNTRDVKRGRERSQTPGTWSVAGKGSQTPGTWSVAGKGSQTPGTWSVAGKGHKHQGPGAWLEKGHKHQGPGAWPEKGHKHQGPGAWPGRVTNTRDLERGREGPQTPGTWSVDTIYLPDGIKKDGNNGGLRSKSSTNIDLQVHQEICCAAALAETETKLRRGEEINGKKWYIASQTRFHVEAAAMDSIGFTDEYKYLGILIGAGGRGISYGSMFEKGYY; encoded by the exons atgtacgatcGAGTGCTGTTGGgtatagtacagtgctcgaagaaacttttagggaacgaagaagagttgaaggagaagaaatggagtggtatagag ACGGGGTCGATATTCCGGAGAAGGATCACAAACACCAGGGACCTGGAGCGAGGCCGGAGAAGAGTCACAAACACCAGGGACCTGGAGCGAGGCCGGAGAAGAGTCACAAACACCAGGGACGTGGAGCGAGGCCGGAGAAGAGTCACAAACACCAGGGACCTAGAGCGAGGCCGGAGAAGAGTCCCAAACACCAGGGACCTGGAGCGAGGCCGGAGAAGAGTCACAAACACCAGGGACGTGGAGCGTGGCCGGAGAAGAGTCACAAACACCAGGGACCTGGAGCGAGGCCGGAGAAGAGTCACAAACACCAGGGACGTGGAGCGAGGCCGGAGAAGAGTCACAAACACCAGGGACCTGGAGCGAGGCCGGAGAAGAGTCACAAACACCAGGGACGTGGAGCGAGGCCGGAGAAGAGTCACAAACACCAGGGACCTGGAGCGAGGCCGGAGAAGAGTCACAAGCACCAGGGACCTGGAGCGAGGCCGGAGAAGAGTCACAAACACCAGGGACGTGGAGCGTGGCCGGAGAAGAGTCACAAACACCAGGGACCTGGAGCGAGGCCGGAGAAGAGTCACAAACACCAGGGACCTGGAGCGAGGCCGGAGAAGAGTCACAAACACCAGGGACGTGGAGCGAGGCCGGAGAAGAGTCACAAACACCAGGGACCTGGAGCGAGGCCGGAGAAGAGTCACAAACACCAGGGACCTGGAGCGAGGCCGGAGAAGAGTCACAAACACCAGGGACGTGGAGCGAGGCCGGAGAAGAGTCACAAACACCAGGGACCTGGAGCGAGGCCGGAGAAGAGTCACAAACACCAGGGACCTGGAGCGAGGCCGGAGAAGAGTCACAAACACCAGGGACGTGGAGCGAGGCCGGAGAAGAGTCACAAACACCAGGGACGTGGAGCGAGGCCGGAGAAGAGTCACAAACACCAGGGACCTGGAGCGAGGCCGGAGAAGAGTCACAAGCACCAGGGACCTGGAGCGAGGCCGGAGAAGAGTCACAAACACCAGGGACGTGGAGCGAGGCCGGAGAAGAGTCACAAACACCAGGGACCTGGAGCGAGGCCGGAGAAGAGTCACAAACACCAGGGACGTGGAACGTGGCCGGAGAAGAGTCACAAACACCAGGGACCTGGAGCGAGGCCGGAGAAGAGTCACAAACACCAGGGACGTGGAGCGAGGCCGGAGAAGAGTCACAAACACCAGGGACCTGGAGCGAGGCCGGAGAAGAGTCACAAACACCAGGGACGTGGAGCGAGGCCGGAGAAGAGTCACAAACACCAGGGACCTGGAGCGAGGCCGGAGAAGAGTCACAAGCACCAGGGACCTGGAGCGAGGCCGGAGAAGAGTCACAAACACCAGGGACGTGGAGCGTGGCCGGAGAAGAGTCACAAACACCAGGGACCTGGAGCGAGGCCGGAGAAGAGTCACAAACACCAGGGACCTGGAGCGAGGCCGGAGAAGAGTCACAAACACCAGGGACGTGGAGCGAGGCCGGAGAAGAGTCACAAACACCAGGGACCTGGAGCGAGGCCGGAGAAGAGTCACAAACACCAGGGACCTGGAGCGAGGCCGGAGAAGAGTCACAAACACCAGGGACGTGGAGCGTGGCCGGAGAAGAGTCACAAACACCAGGGACCTGGAGCGAGGCCGGAGAAGAGTCACAAACACCAGGGACGTGAAGCGTGGCCGGGAAAGGTCACAAACACCAGGGACCTGGAGCGTGGCCGGGAAAGGGTCACAAACACCAGGGACCTGGAGCGTGGCCGGGAAAGGGTCACAAACACCAGGGACCTGGAGCGTGGCCGGGAAAGGTCACAAACACCAGGGACCTGGAGCGTGGCTGGAGAAGGGTCACAAACACCAGGGACCTGGAGCGTGGCCGGAGAAGGGCCACAAACACCAGGGACCTGGAGCGTGGCCGGGAAGGGTCACAAACACCAGGGACCTGGAGCGTGGCCGGGAAGGGCCACAAACACCAGGGACCTGGAGCGTGGACACAATATACCTGCCGGACGGT atcaaaaaggacggcaataacggaggtcttcgcagcaaaagcagtacgaatatagacctccaagttcaccaggaaatCTGCTGTGCTGCCGCACTTGCAGAAaccgaaaccaaattgagaaggggagaggag
- the LOC138364462 gene encoding caldesmon-like, which translates to MFCKTRDEKILDMCTRRQIRMLEDHFDLKGRHDKVGDRLEALQTWLREQKAEEEKEVKRQCEEEEIQCQQEGAEALPQNEESERLEKVSEETNDVPSDDGINVNSSSSRESSLERREVEPKLEPGDNEVQLQREERQARFEQEKAKAEQERAKAEQEKAKADQERAKAEQEKLKVGQERA; encoded by the coding sequence ATGTTCTGCAAAACTCGTGACGAGAAGATTTTAGATATGTGCACTAGGAGGCAGATAAGGATGTTAGAAGACCATTTCGACCTAAAGGGTAGGCATGATAAGGTAGGGGATAGACTTGAGGCACTGCAGACTTGGTTAAGGGAACAAAAAGCAGAAGAAGAGAAGGAAGTAAAGCGCCAATGTGAAGAAGAGGAAATACAGTGCCAGCAAGAAGGAGCTGAGGCTCTGCCTCAGAATGAAGAGTCCGAAAGGTTGGAAAAGGTTTCAGAGGAAACGAATGATGTGCCAAGTGACGATGGAATTAACGTAAACTCAAGTAGCAGCAGGGAAAGCAGCCTTGAGAGGCGCGAGGTGGAACCAAAGTTGGAACCAGGAGACAATGAGGTACAGCTGCAACGTGAAGAGAGGCAGGCTCGGTTTGAGCAAGAGAAAGCCAAAGCCGAGCAAGAGCGAGCTAAAGCTGAGCAAGAGAAGGCTAAGGCTGATCAAGAGAGAGCTAAAGCTGAACAGGAAAAACTTAAAGTCGGACAAGAGAGAGCCTAG